One region of Scophthalmus maximus strain ysfricsl-2021 chromosome 13, ASM2237912v1, whole genome shotgun sequence genomic DNA includes:
- the fam163ab gene encoding protein FAM163A has product MTAGTVVITGGILATVILLCIIAVLCYCRLQYYCCKKNGSDSGSISQQHFACNACSVTGLDGSLVTPLSLSPAEPARSSDPTKAGGGRRSFCPSCSPYDSPFYIRSSDEMRNGGERITYMPTHYENQALAMPLPAVRGSLLRETQRGRPPDFYTNTRAISTEV; this is encoded by the exons ATGACAGCTGGAACTGTTGTCATAACCGGAGGAATACTGGCCACAGTGATACTTCTGTGTATCATAGCTGTGCTCTGTTACTGTAGACTCCAG taCTACTGCTGTAAGAAGAATGGGTCTGACAGCGGCTCCATCTCTCAGCAACACTTTGCCTGCAATGCCTGCAGCGTCACCGGCCTGGACGGGTCACTTGTCACCCCACTGTCCCTGTCACCAGCAGAGCCGGCGCGATCCTCCGACCCCACCAAAGCCGGAGGAGGGCGACGCAGCTTCTGCCCCAGTTGCTCGCCCTACGACTCGCCCTTCTACATTCGCTCCAGTGATGAGATGCGCAATGGCGGCGAGCGCATCACCTACATGCCCACACACTATGAGAACCAGGCGCTGGCGATGCCGTTGCCCGCCGTCCGAGGCTCCCTGTTGAGGGAGACTCAGCGAGGGAGGCCTCCCGATTTTTACACCAATACCCGAGCCATTAGCACTGAGGTGTGA